One part of the uncultured Bacteroides sp. genome encodes these proteins:
- a CDS encoding glycosyltransferase family 2 protein: MHQTLMKSLEITFWLSLIIVFYTYLGYGIVLYLLVKTKELFSKQKAKTLQTKENLPEVTLFITAFNEEAVVKDKMDNCRALDYSNDKLKIVWVTDGSNDNTNELLKAYPEVTVLFQPERQGKTAALNRGMRFISSPIVIFTDANTMINREAIMEIASEFSDSKVGCVAGEKRIAAKEKDGAAGGGEGIYWKYESTIKALDSRLYSAVGAAGELFAIRKELFEEMERDTLLDDFILSLRIAQKGYKIAYCDKAYAIESASASMNEEEKRKVRIAAGGLQSIWRLRSLLNVFRYGTLSFQYISHRVLRWSLTPILLFLMLPLNIILVSEMSTDIYVILLFLQVLFYVLGLWGYYLSTKQIKNKILFIPYYFLFMNVNVFKGFIYLKNKNINGIWEKAKRSV; encoded by the coding sequence ATTCATCAAACACTCATGAAATCTCTTGAAATAACATTTTGGTTAAGCTTAATAATAGTATTTTATACCTATCTGGGATATGGCATCGTTCTTTACTTACTGGTAAAAACAAAAGAACTATTCTCAAAACAAAAAGCAAAGACTTTACAAACAAAAGAAAACTTACCGGAAGTGACGCTCTTTATAACGGCATTCAACGAGGAAGCTGTAGTGAAGGATAAGATGGATAATTGCCGAGCTCTGGATTATTCCAACGATAAGCTGAAGATTGTATGGGTAACGGATGGCAGCAATGACAACACAAATGAGTTACTGAAAGCTTATCCGGAGGTTACTGTGTTGTTTCAACCGGAACGCCAAGGAAAGACTGCTGCTCTGAACCGGGGAATGAGGTTTATATCCTCTCCTATTGTGATATTTACGGATGCAAATACGATGATTAACCGGGAGGCTATCATGGAAATAGCCAGTGAATTCTCAGATTCAAAAGTGGGGTGCGTAGCCGGAGAGAAAAGGATTGCAGCAAAAGAAAAGGATGGTGCCGCCGGTGGCGGTGAAGGCATCTATTGGAAATATGAATCGACCATTAAAGCATTGGATTCAAGATTGTATTCGGCTGTAGGTGCAGCCGGTGAGTTATTTGCCATTCGCAAGGAACTGTTCGAAGAGATGGAAAGAGATACCTTACTGGATGATTTTATTCTTTCTCTACGGATTGCTCAAAAGGGATATAAGATTGCTTATTGTGACAAGGCTTATGCTATTGAATCGGCTTCTGCCAGTATGAATGAGGAGGAGAAAAGAAAGGTGAGAATTGCTGCAGGAGGTTTACAATCAATATGGAGATTACGCTCTCTGCTTAATGTTTTTCGTTATGGAACATTGAGTTTTCAGTATATATCTCACCGCGTATTGAGATGGTCGCTAACTCCTATATTACTTTTTTTGATGCTACCGCTTAATATAATACTGGTTTCAGAGATGAGTACTGATATCTATGTTATACTATTATTCTTACAAGTGCTATTCTATGTATTAGGATTATGGGGATATTACCTTTCTACCAAGCAAATAAAAAACAAAATCTTATTTATTCCTTACTACTTTCTCTTTATGAATGTCAATGTTTTTAAAGGATTTATCTATCTGAAAAACAAGAATATAAATGGAATTTGGGAAAAGGCTAAGAGATCTGTTTAA
- a CDS encoding glycosyltransferase, which yields MKVLNLGYGLKTIYSFYQQGNYPSQLLYGMVEIQKKGIEVEYASLSKKRGIKGIIENTKLVQKSKCDIIFFPYIYSNPILGIAILKLLRICKIPILGVSHSNVNNKKKYSISYFFNKIAYQSFSKIFFHSPLNMEESIKSQIISPDRTELLHWGADLSFYLKNINETNTNNIFFISTGKENRDFKTLLESFSKTNLNLEVYTNITNYTQDYSYLLDYKQKSQNILISLVENSKQSTQNLARRVADSFCVLIPLNKDSCNYCVGHTSIVEALALGKPIIVSTNDYHPIDVEKENVGIKVKSSDPAEWIKAITYIYEHKEEAKLMGENGKKLAREKYNIEICANEILDNIIALTNSNKLK from the coding sequence ATGAAGGTATTAAATTTAGGTTATGGACTAAAAACTATTTATTCTTTTTATCAACAAGGGAATTATCCGAGCCAACTCTTATACGGAATGGTTGAGATACAAAAAAAAGGGATTGAAGTAGAATATGCTTCTCTTTCAAAAAAAAGAGGAATTAAGGGAATTATAGAAAACACGAAACTTGTTCAAAAAAGCAAATGTGATATAATTTTTTTTCCATATATTTATTCAAATCCAATACTAGGAATAGCTATTCTTAAATTATTACGAATATGCAAAATCCCAATATTAGGAGTGTCCCACAGCAATGTAAATAATAAAAAAAAATATTCTATAAGCTATTTTTTTAACAAAATAGCTTATCAGTCTTTTAGTAAAATATTTTTCCATTCTCCTTTAAATATGGAAGAAAGTATTAAAAGTCAAATAATATCTCCGGACAGAACTGAACTATTACATTGGGGTGCTGATCTTAGTTTTTACTTAAAAAATATAAATGAGACGAATACAAATAATATTTTTTTCATTTCAACTGGAAAAGAAAACAGAGATTTTAAAACATTACTAGAATCATTTTCAAAAACTAATTTAAATCTAGAAGTTTACACAAATATAACAAATTACACTCAAGATTATAGTTATTTACTTGATTACAAACAAAAATCTCAAAATATTTTAATAAGCTTAGTTGAGAATAGTAAACAATCGACACAGAACTTGGCTAGAAGAGTGGCTGATTCTTTTTGTGTATTAATCCCTCTAAACAAAGATTCATGTAACTATTGTGTAGGCCATACATCAATTGTGGAAGCTTTAGCACTTGGAAAGCCAATTATTGTATCAACAAACGATTATCACCCGATTGATGTAGAAAAAGAGAATGTAGGAATAAAAGTCAAATCTTCAGATCCTGCTGAGTGGATAAAAGCTATAACTTATATTTATGAACACAAAGAAGAGGCTAAACTAATGGGCGAGAACGGAAAAAAACTTGCACGTGAAAAATATAATATTGAAATTTGTGCAAATGAGATTTTGGATAATATAATAGCACTTACTAATTCAAATAAATTAAAATAA
- a CDS encoding PIG-L family deacetylase, with protein MKKLIIISALCILLFIIIISVSSQKIEYGNNFSNSYFSDLKKCCKTAMIIVPHQDDEINVAGTMIKNLVENQCNVIVVFATNGDQSKQGKKRILEGINSCKVLGVKENNIFFLGFGDTWNQSKYKHIYNAPGNEPMTSFAGYKSTYGISSHPDFATRKYGRPCIYTRNNFLKNIKDIITDFLPDQIYCIDFDAHPDHRAVSLLFEEALCQILKSRENYTPDVYKGFAYSTAWLAIDDFYNINMYSTKKPSLFHLQNQKYETDVPQYKWSDRVRFPVSKDILTHSISRNPISKALLEHKTPRAFGMAPKIINSDEVFWHRPTSSIIYTSQISASSGNANYLNDFKLLDCTDITKASNVEYHNCLWLPDANDKKKEVTIKLNKARDINQICLYDNFDLNSNILSGIITFSDNSLIKFGPLNSNGAKSCINFLTKKNISYFKLKIISYEGNRPGLSEIEAFSPNRKKRCHLIKIVDKDNDMFIYRFFVEKNKREELLNIYQYPDSLDYRIKILNQTKSKAHLIHNKILFEEGFKYCKVRVELKNNSQVYDEVEFVKLNTLDIFVYNCTKFISKIETNSIKICNWIFD; from the coding sequence ATGAAGAAATTGATTATAATTAGCGCCTTATGCATTCTATTATTTATTATAATTATTAGTGTTTCTTCTCAAAAAATTGAATATGGAAACAATTTTAGCAACAGCTATTTTTCAGATCTAAAAAAATGCTGCAAGACAGCAATGATTATTGTTCCTCATCAAGACGATGAAATAAATGTAGCAGGAACAATGATAAAAAACTTAGTAGAAAATCAATGTAACGTAATAGTTGTTTTTGCTACAAACGGAGACCAATCAAAGCAAGGAAAAAAAAGGATCTTAGAGGGTATTAACTCATGTAAAGTTTTAGGAGTAAAAGAAAACAATATATTTTTTCTAGGTTTTGGAGATACCTGGAATCAAAGTAAATATAAACATATTTATAATGCACCAGGTAACGAGCCTATGACATCATTTGCTGGATATAAAAGTACTTATGGAATCTCTAGTCATCCAGATTTTGCAACTAGAAAATATGGAAGGCCATGTATCTATACTCGTAATAATTTTCTAAAAAATATAAAAGATATCATTACTGACTTTTTACCAGACCAAATATATTGCATTGATTTTGATGCACATCCTGACCATAGAGCTGTTTCTCTATTGTTTGAAGAAGCTTTATGCCAGATACTAAAAAGCCGAGAAAATTATACTCCTGATGTTTATAAAGGATTTGCATATTCTACAGCATGGCTCGCTATAGATGATTTCTATAATATTAATATGTATTCAACAAAGAAGCCATCACTTTTTCATTTACAAAACCAAAAGTATGAAACGGATGTACCTCAATATAAATGGAGTGATCGAGTTCGTTTTCCTGTATCAAAAGATATCTTGACACATTCAATATCAAGAAATCCTATATCAAAGGCATTACTTGAACATAAAACACCTAGAGCATTTGGTATGGCTCCTAAAATAATTAACTCTGATGAAGTATTTTGGCATAGGCCTACAAGTAGCATAATCTATACCAGTCAGATTTCAGCAAGCAGTGGTAATGCTAATTATCTTAATGATTTTAAGCTGTTAGATTGCACAGATATTACTAAAGCATCTAACGTTGAATATCATAATTGTCTTTGGCTACCTGATGCTAATGATAAAAAGAAAGAAGTTACTATTAAATTAAATAAAGCACGAGATATAAATCAAATTTGCTTATATGACAATTTTGATTTAAATAGTAATATTTTATCAGGTATTATCACATTCAGTGATAACAGTTTAATAAAATTTGGCCCTCTAAATTCTAACGGAGCAAAATCATGTATAAACTTTCTAACCAAAAAAAATATATCATATTTTAAATTAAAAATTATTTCTTATGAAGGAAATAGACCTGGACTTTCAGAAATAGAAGCTTTTTCTCCAAATAGAAAAAAGCGATGTCATTTAATAAAAATAGTAGATAAAGATAATGATATGTTTATTTATCGTTTTTTTGTAGAAAAGAATAAAAGAGAAGAATTGTTAAATATTTACCAATATCCTGATTCCTTAGATTATAGAATAAAAATTCTTAATCAAACAAAATCTAAAGCACATTTAATACATAACAAGATTTTGTTTGAAGAAGGTTTTAAATATTGCAAAGTTAGGGTAGAATTAAAAAATAATTCCCAAGTTTACGATGAAGTAGAATTTGTTAAATTAAACACATTGGATATTTTTGTATATAATTGCACCAAATTTATTAGTAAGATAGAAACAAATTCTATTAAAATTTGTAATTGGATTTTTGACTAA
- a CDS encoding glycosyltransferase family A protein codes for MSWCNKYLSVYEKSFIEAPQKTILEVSEKLQKLESEVPLVSVVAIAHNEEKRILSCLWSLSENICDFPIEIIVVNNNSTDRTTEVLDLCGVKWFDEPKKGPGHARQCGLNNAKGKFYICIDADTLYPPHYIQTMIDKLRKPEVACVFSLWSFMPDKNHSKFGLFFYELLRDIYLLLQSIKRPELCVRGMVFGFNTEMGRKIGFRTDIIRGEDGSLAYALKEYGKLVFITNRKARALTGNSTLNADGSFFKSFLNRLIKALNNATNLFSAKNNYKDEDSNLIK; via the coding sequence ATGAGTTGGTGTAATAAATACTTATCAGTCTACGAAAAATCTTTTATCGAGGCTCCTCAAAAAACAATATTAGAAGTTAGTGAAAAACTCCAAAAGTTAGAATCTGAAGTTCCTCTTGTTTCTGTTGTCGCAATAGCCCATAATGAAGAAAAAAGGATTTTAAGTTGCTTGTGGTCTTTGAGTGAAAATATTTGTGATTTTCCAATAGAAATTATTGTAGTAAATAACAATTCGACAGATAGAACTACTGAAGTATTAGACTTATGTGGTGTAAAATGGTTTGATGAGCCAAAGAAAGGACCCGGACACGCTCGACAATGTGGTTTAAACAATGCAAAAGGAAAATTTTATATTTGCATAGATGCTGATACTCTTTATCCTCCACACTATATTCAAACGATGATAGACAAACTAAGAAAACCAGAGGTAGCTTGTGTATTTTCACTTTGGAGTTTTATGCCTGACAAAAATCATTCGAAGTTTGGTTTGTTTTTCTACGAACTTCTTCGGGATATATACTTACTATTACAATCTATCAAACGACCAGAATTATGTGTTCGCGGTATGGTTTTTGGATTTAATACTGAAATGGGACGCAAAATTGGATTCAGAACAGATATTATCCGAGGGGAAGATGGTTCATTAGCTTATGCTTTAAAAGAATATGGGAAATTAGTATTCATAACCAATAGAAAGGCTAGAGCTCTAACAGGTAATAGTACACTAAATGCCGATGGTTCTTTCTTTAAAAGCTTCTTGAATAGATTGATTAAAGCATTGAATAATGCAACTAATTTATTCTCGGCAAAGAACAATTACAAAGACGAAGACTCTAATCTGATAAAATAG
- a CDS encoding glycosyltransferase has protein sequence MQPINVLEVIRQGQVGGGESHLLDLVAGFNNTINPIILAFTPGQMIDHLRANGVKCYVIETSHPFDLRIIKQIGEIIKKESIQIIHAHGSRAASNVALIAKIKNIPLVYTVHGWSFHQDQSAIVGFLRAKSEKAICALSNQVICVSKSNQQTGIQTFGLKKSVVIENGINLSRFNPNNSFKDIRKEFGFSDDDFIVGFIGRVTLQKDPINFIKSIAIAHKQNTKIKALFVGEGDLKDEAMNYIKENSLEDIIKTSDFRNDIPDLLNAIDVFCLPSLWEGLSIVLLEAMAMKKALVVTPTDGTKEVITDKENGLITQYSDPENLAKQYITYIKDSTLKERYEKEAKRLIEERFDSRRVSEKVSEIYKSFIKHS, from the coding sequence ATGCAACCAATAAATGTATTAGAAGTTATAAGACAAGGTCAGGTTGGCGGAGGGGAATCTCATTTGCTTGATTTAGTTGCCGGTTTTAATAACACTATAAATCCAATTATTTTAGCATTTACTCCGGGACAGATGATTGATCATTTAAGGGCTAACGGAGTGAAATGTTATGTGATAGAAACCTCCCACCCTTTCGATCTTAGAATTATCAAACAAATTGGTGAAATAATTAAAAAGGAAAGTATTCAGATTATTCATGCACACGGAAGCAGGGCGGCTTCGAATGTTGCTTTAATAGCAAAAATAAAGAATATTCCTTTAGTATATACTGTGCATGGATGGAGCTTTCATCAGGATCAATCTGCCATAGTCGGTTTCTTGAGAGCAAAAAGTGAAAAAGCAATCTGCGCTCTGAGTAATCAGGTTATTTGTGTTTCTAAGAGTAACCAGCAAACTGGTATCCAGACTTTTGGACTAAAAAAATCTGTAGTTATTGAAAACGGGATCAATTTATCACGGTTTAATCCAAACAATTCTTTCAAAGATATCAGAAAGGAATTTGGCTTTAGTGATGATGATTTTATAGTGGGCTTTATAGGGAGGGTTACTTTACAAAAGGATCCAATAAATTTCATTAAAAGTATTGCTATTGCTCATAAACAAAACACGAAAATTAAAGCTCTTTTTGTTGGTGAAGGAGATTTAAAGGATGAAGCAATGAATTATATTAAAGAGAATTCTTTGGAAGATATAATAAAAACTTCTGATTTCAGAAATGATATACCTGATTTACTAAACGCAATAGATGTATTCTGTCTGCCTAGTTTATGGGAAGGACTTTCTATTGTACTACTAGAGGCCATGGCAATGAAGAAAGCACTGGTTGTAACTCCAACCGATGGAACAAAGGAAGTTATTACTGATAAAGAAAATGGATTAATTACCCAATATAGCGATCCTGAAAATCTTGCGAAACAATATATTACTTATATAAAAGACTCTACTCTAAAAGAAAGATATGAAAAAGAAGCTAAAAGACTGATCGAAGAACGTTTCGATAGCAGAAGGGTTTCTGAAAAAGTATCTGAAATATATAAATCATTCATCAAACACTCATGA
- a CDS encoding class I SAM-dependent methyltransferase, with product MKTRTPFDRSDIKINKNDKVVEIGPGHNPNFRSNVIVEKFVDTNYHRCGDVKIYPHQNFINADGENLPFKDKEFDYVICNQVLEHVENPEKFINEQNRVARRGYIETPSLIGEFLFPKESHKWVILDIDNKLILFEKAKMPGNYGNNYGELFLNYLPFQSILYKLLWLTEGNMMINRYEWKDKIDFIVNPEDDYYKSFFTKKWTREMTEKIFPRRSIKSDLLKTLKAAVYLLRKMIEFKLKKNNPLSMEEYMKLKQK from the coding sequence ATGAAAACACGTACTCCATTTGATAGATCTGACATAAAAATCAATAAGAATGATAAAGTAGTTGAAATAGGTCCAGGACATAATCCAAATTTTAGATCTAATGTTATTGTTGAAAAATTTGTTGACACAAATTATCATAGATGCGGAGATGTAAAAATATATCCTCATCAAAATTTTATTAATGCGGATGGCGAAAATCTTCCATTTAAAGACAAAGAATTTGATTATGTAATATGCAATCAAGTCCTCGAACATGTTGAAAACCCAGAAAAATTTATTAATGAACAAAATAGAGTTGCTCGCAGAGGGTATATCGAGACCCCTAGTTTGATTGGTGAATTTTTATTTCCAAAAGAATCTCATAAATGGGTTATCTTAGATATAGACAACAAATTAATATTATTTGAAAAAGCAAAAATGCCAGGCAACTATGGAAATAATTACGGAGAATTATTTCTTAATTATTTACCATTCCAATCCATACTATATAAGTTGCTTTGGTTAACAGAGGGCAATATGATGATTAATAGATATGAGTGGAAAGATAAAATAGATTTTATTGTTAATCCAGAAGACGACTATTACAAATCTTTTTTTACGAAAAAATGGACACGAGAAATGACTGAAAAAATTTTCCCAAGAAGATCAATAAAATCCGATTTATTGAAAACCCTAAAAGCTGCTGTCTATTTATTAAGGAAAATGATTGAGTTTAAGCTAAAAAAAAACAATCCTCTTTCCATGGAAGAATATATGAAGCTAAAACAAAAATAA
- a CDS encoding endonuclease/exonuclease/phosphatase family protein, translated as MGKKATLIYFRFLGVLLTTALAIFTVVLGRYSYQNPSNGFLFPIIGLGMIPVLLANLAFAIYWGVRWKKWIWIPVIAIVANYEYISATYQIPHKLPNYTDKGNSIRIASLNVQSFHGDPSVYSVGEITGLMKEQRIDVVCLQEFTESPYYSSDSINAQFKEYPYVAMHKKNTPGFGLVIYSKFPITNRDDLFFGNSDNSAMWVDIKVGQTPLRVFNCHLQTTNFNQTKGLLKIITLGKFYDTEKEAAKKITDKLFENALKRSNQVDLLRHVIDTTKHSIIACGDFNAPPSSYSYHRMKEKLQDGFQSAGSGFGYTYRYLHKALRIDYVFHSNQLTGIEYSSPSFDFSDHNPIIMELAIKKEK; from the coding sequence ATGGGGAAAAAAGCCACTCTTATATACTTCCGTTTTTTAGGGGTTCTTTTAACTACTGCATTAGCAATATTTACTGTTGTTTTGGGGAGGTACTCGTACCAGAATCCAAGCAACGGATTTTTGTTTCCAATAATTGGATTGGGAATGATTCCCGTTTTACTGGCCAATCTTGCTTTTGCCATTTATTGGGGAGTCCGCTGGAAGAAATGGATATGGATACCGGTAATTGCTATTGTAGCAAACTATGAATATATTTCTGCAACGTATCAGATTCCACACAAGTTACCTAATTATACAGATAAAGGGAACTCAATAAGGATTGCAAGCCTTAATGTACAAAGCTTCCACGGAGATCCGTCGGTTTACTCTGTTGGGGAGATTACCGGACTGATGAAAGAACAGCGAATTGATGTAGTGTGCCTGCAGGAATTTACTGAAAGTCCTTATTATAGTTCTGATAGCATAAATGCTCAATTTAAGGAATATCCGTATGTTGCTATGCACAAAAAGAACACTCCGGGATTTGGACTGGTTATTTACAGTAAGTTTCCAATAACAAACAGAGATGATCTCTTTTTTGGTAACTCTGACAACAGTGCTATGTGGGTTGATATAAAAGTTGGGCAAACCCCTCTGCGGGTTTTTAATTGCCATTTGCAAACGACTAATTTTAATCAGACTAAAGGCTTATTGAAGATAATAACACTTGGGAAATTTTATGATACTGAGAAAGAGGCTGCAAAAAAAATAACAGATAAACTATTTGAGAATGCTCTTAAAAGGTCTAATCAGGTTGATTTACTCCGCCACGTAATTGATACAACAAAACATTCAATAATAGCATGCGGCGACTTTAATGCTCCCCCATCATCTTATTCATACCACCGGATGAAGGAGAAATTACAGGATGGGTTTCAAAGCGCAGGATCCGGATTTGGATATACCTATCGTTACCTTCATAAGGCCCTGCGCATCGACTACGTATTTCACTCAAACCAACTAACAGGAATAGAATACAGTTCTCCTTCTTTTGATTTCAGTGACCACAATCCTATAATTATGGAATTAGCTATAAAGAAGGAGAAATAA
- a CDS encoding ATP-binding protein — translation MTRILHDPQNSDKILQMTADTMFLVDYEGICVDLVVHANRGFFRRRKNLIGENFFNLLPEKTYSAIKKEFEKVKESKVISTKNYELPLNEGTFYFKCIMQPFDENLILCQYRDITNRARTKLQLEKTNNELREIEKAAKISQWNYNYKSQTFRYKGYSGGLANSDHFKDISLEDYLEIIHRDDRAGFLIWINNILHHTSADTHEYRILVKKEFLFLRLKVLNISGSEENKEIEGFCQNITDIIKLDENLGSITKAVNYASEDIFAFKPDGTLVFANEQFRKHYLLTDDTELSAIKVNKLPIKKELKERWMNIRSEFSQLTDIVRFVEEKPFPHLKEILAFDFFSYIIKDSEDEEIIWTFGRDISEQIRYDEQTKEVNQIMNTVLENIPLAISVKDTGNDLRYIYRNKVTYVSMKETNVIGKTDFDIYPDEIAITYRNEDLSVIKNREPIIYSKEVVNNEKGKFFIHKLKLLVENGNRPPLIIVLESDITNMKKMESELISAKEKAEKSDMLKSAFLANMSHEIRTPLNAIVGFSRVIADTQNAQERMDYYKIVESNNSRLLQLINEILDLSRIESGIMEFAEEPINLGVMCQEVFDAHRFRTPENVQLLFEESDADLWIYSDKNRLIQVFSNLIGNAFKFTNEGSIRFGYKINNKEIECYVKDTGIGFPKDKAKNVFERFAKLNTTVQGTGLGLSICKSIVEKLGGTIWAKSDVGQGAEFFFTLPYVAPQKESVNEITAEDDDDSKNIELSEKKDTLILVAEDNDSNFKLINVMIGKKVTLVHAHDGIEAITMFEEYKPDLILMDIKMPNMDGLDATRVIRQVAPEIPIIALSAFVYDDDVKAALLCGCNEFIPKPVSQDKLTDILRKYL, via the coding sequence ATGACAAGAATATTGCACGATCCACAAAACTCAGATAAGATTCTACAGATGACTGCAGATACAATGTTTTTAGTTGATTACGAAGGCATCTGCGTTGATTTGGTGGTACATGCAAACCGAGGGTTCTTTAGGAGAAGAAAGAATTTAATCGGTGAAAATTTCTTTAATTTATTACCGGAAAAGACATATTCTGCTATTAAAAAGGAATTTGAGAAAGTTAAAGAGAGTAAGGTTATATCTACAAAAAATTACGAGCTTCCTCTTAACGAAGGCACTTTTTATTTTAAGTGCATAATGCAGCCTTTCGACGAAAACCTGATTTTGTGTCAATATAGAGACATAACTAACAGGGCCCGCACTAAATTGCAACTGGAGAAAACAAATAACGAACTGCGGGAGATTGAAAAAGCTGCTAAAATTAGTCAATGGAATTACAATTATAAAAGTCAGACATTTAGATATAAAGGATATTCCGGAGGGTTGGCTAACAGTGATCATTTTAAAGATATTTCTCTGGAGGATTATCTGGAAATAATACACCGTGATGATCGTGCCGGATTTCTTATATGGATAAACAATATTCTTCATCATACGAGTGCAGATACTCATGAATATCGGATTTTAGTAAAAAAGGAGTTTCTATTTCTCAGACTTAAGGTTTTAAACATAAGTGGTTCTGAGGAGAATAAAGAGATTGAAGGTTTCTGCCAGAATATCACAGATATTATTAAGCTGGACGAAAATCTGGGAAGTATTACCAAAGCTGTAAACTATGCTTCGGAAGATATTTTTGCTTTTAAACCGGATGGTACACTGGTTTTTGCCAATGAACAGTTTCGCAAGCATTATCTTTTGACTGATGATACTGAGCTATCTGCAATCAAAGTAAATAAGTTGCCGATAAAAAAAGAGCTGAAGGAAAGATGGATGAATATCCGTAGTGAATTTTCACAGCTAACTGACATTGTGCGGTTTGTTGAAGAAAAACCTTTCCCACATCTGAAAGAGATTCTGGCTTTTGATTTTTTCTCTTATATCATTAAGGACTCTGAAGATGAAGAGATTATCTGGACGTTTGGGCGTGATATTTCTGAGCAAATAAGATACGACGAACAAACGAAAGAGGTAAATCAGATTATGAACACTGTTCTGGAGAATATTCCTCTTGCTATTTCGGTAAAAGACACAGGAAACGACTTACGATATATCTATCGGAATAAAGTTACCTATGTGAGCATGAAAGAAACAAATGTTATTGGTAAAACCGATTTTGATATTTACCCTGACGAAATAGCCATAACATACAGAAATGAAGATTTATCAGTTATTAAAAACAGAGAACCAATTATATATAGCAAAGAAGTTGTCAATAATGAGAAAGGTAAATTTTTTATTCACAAACTGAAGTTGCTTGTAGAAAATGGAAACAGGCCTCCACTTATTATTGTTTTAGAATCTGATATCACAAACATGAAAAAGATGGAGAGTGAACTTATTAGTGCTAAAGAAAAAGCTGAAAAATCTGATATGCTAAAATCAGCCTTTCTTGCTAATATGAGTCACGAAATACGTACTCCATTGAACGCTATTGTTGGATTCTCGAGAGTTATTGCTGATACGCAGAATGCGCAAGAGAGAATGGACTATTACAAAATAGTTGAATCAAACAACAGCAGGTTATTGCAACTGATTAATGAGATTCTTGATCTTTCGAGAATTGAATCGGGCATAATGGAGTTTGCGGAAGAACCTATAAATCTAGGTGTGATGTGTCAGGAGGTTTTTGATGCACACCGGTTCCGTACCCCGGAAAATGTTCAGCTTCTTTTTGAAGAATCAGACGCTGATTTATGGATATACAGTGACAAGAATAGATTGATTCAGGTTTTCTCTAACCTGATAGGCAATGCTTTTAAATTCACAAATGAAGGTAGTATCCGGTTTGGGTATAAGATTAATAATAAGGAAATAGAGTGTTATGTAAAAGATACCGGCATAGGATTTCCTAAAGACAAAGCAAAAAATGTTTTTGAACGTTTTGCAAAGCTAAATACTACTGTACAAGGAACCGGACTGGGGCTTTCTATCTGTAAATCGATAGTAGAAAAGCTGGGAGGAACAATCTGGGCAAAATCGGATGTGGGACAAGGGGCAGAGTTTTTCTTTACTCTTCCTTATGTAGCGCCTCAAAAAGAGTCTGTTAATGAAATAACAGCTGAAGATGATGATGATTCAAAGAATATTGAACTATCTGAAAAGAAGGATACGCTGATATTGGTTGCAGAAGACAACGATAGCAATTTTAAATTGATAAATGTGATGATAGGTAAAAAGGTTACTTTGGTGCATGCACATGATGGTATAGAAGCTATAACTATGTTTGAGGAGTACAAACCCGATTTAATCCTTATGGATATAAAGATGCCAAACATGGATGGACTGGATGCTACTCGCGTTATCAGACAGGTTGCTCCTGAGATTCCAATCATTGCTTTAAGTGCTTTTGTATATGATGATGATGTGAAAGCAGCTCTTTTATGTGGATGCAACGAATTTATTCCAAAACCTGTTTCTCAAGACAAACTAACTGACATTCTGAGAAAATATTTATAA